In one window of Episyrphus balteatus chromosome 3, idEpiBalt1.1, whole genome shotgun sequence DNA:
- the LOC129915111 gene encoding protein takeout: MSAQQLKPYILSILLCCLFGGNFAALLPANFRICRRSDPNLNGCIKNCVEDLRDRMPVGIPQLHIPPLEPLLVPEVKLDQDSGAVYLHSTYKDIEIRGLSQFDVENVIANIKNNTLTMQLRFPKINLKANYSLRGKIMMMPLLGEGICMANLSDVQVLANVVGSRYLRKGNEHLKIDDVKIRYNIGDTKIHLDNLFNGDNTLGEKMNDFLNENWRSVSEEMRPIMEDAMAEVLRQTTEKLFQIYTYDQLLPA, from the exons ATGTCTGCTCAACAACTTAAACCATACATATTAAGCATATTACTATGCTGCCTTTTCGGTGGGAATTTTGCTGCTTTATTGC CTGCAAATTTTCGCATTTGTCGACGATCTGATCCCAATCTTAATGGATGtataaaaaattgtgttgaagATTTGCGAGATAGAATGCCCGTTGGTATTCCACAGCTTCATATACCCCCACTAGAACCGTTGCTTGTCCCAGAAGTTAAACTAGATCAGGATTCAGGAGCTGTATACTTGCATTCCACCTACAAGGACATTGAAATTCGCGGATTATCTCAGTTTGATGTTGAAAATGTAATTGCAAATATAAAGAACAATACGCTGACAATGCAATtgcgttttccaaaaatcaacTTGAAAGCAAACTATTCTCTTAGAGGGAAAATTATGATGATGCCATTGTTAGGCGAAGGAATTTGCATGGCGaatttat cTGATGTGCAAGTTCTTGCTAACGTCGTAGGTAGTCGTTACTTAAGGAAAGGTAATGAACATTTGAAGATTGATGATGTAAAAATTAGATACAACattggagatacaaaaatccATTTGGATAATCTCTTTAATGGAGATAATACTTTGGGCGAGAAAATGAATgactttttaaatgaaaactgGCGATCAGTGTCTGAAGAAATGCGACCAATTATGGAGGATGCAATGGCTGAGGTATTGCGACAGACTacagaaaaactttttcaaatttatactTATGATCAGTTGTTACCAgcgtag
- the LOC129914877 gene encoding inhibitor of nuclear factor kappa-B kinase subunit beta, with the protein MLNYRETETNWKFVKELGSGAFGEVSLWENTETGISVAIKRCSVDLDKLALDERTKLTTRWQQESDWMKDINTENIVRACPELCANLVAEQNKRIKLPVIAMEYCDGGNLRSKLHEIENVNGFSENDVRQVLRALRNAVFHLHDRYKITHRDIKPDNIVIKYNSDGQPIYKLTDMGYARILDKETIIGGSMVGSRNYFAPEIVESAEYKNSVDYWSMGIVAFEIICGVYPFLQDGSMFDVLMSIKHKPPGCIAITKSSDEKLCHHTQLFCENRLSKVFCRSIEPWLQLALEADGRKRGYEALDEVQSTKPMFTFYTKLDDALNVKVLTVFWLNRCKFLSYAVYQNTTMQDFCISMERDTGILRNKFYFVLPAGHSLDHFTPQTQPFQLYEEKFFIENKSMLYLVDFETDGLCNPEDPFISEPIRQTFGLNQKINPRIMKQCLLNALFLQYHELRRVGECANGIHEFLMNLESEIMKQEHGVNCFQEKIIHLNGQAAHFQNMVVSGNLLLQEKQITNYDNEWEMIAQSLKNLNADYSKVHLRLKSILNRTRDFLNKSPLTTYQQDVELHVKQFQNVFEEIRNKTRLISPEEVRSYVSNFLKVRKDFYDNTNKYLRKTVAGKSKPTELIMEIYVEFQTILKIVFENQSLWKDYEIKISEKTKEFLLQFGEKFYMQGKNNQTAIDNVIENMETLDIDSGDLSTSWNGNNDDSVLELPTDNLIKDTKLLQQALNSLWGAQINHQQSSSSGHS; encoded by the exons ATGTTAAACTATCGAGAAACTGAAACAAATTGGAAATTTGTAAAAGAACTTGGTTCCGGTGCATTTGGCGAAGTGTCGCTATGGGAAAATACGGAAACTGGAATTTCAGTCG CGATTAAAAGATGCTCAGTCGATTTGGATAAACTGGCCTTGGATGAACGAACTAAACTGACAACAAGATGGCAACAAGAATCCGACTGGATGAAGGATATCAATACCGAAAACATCGTGCGAGCATGCCCTGAATTGTGTGCAAATTTAGTTGccgaacaaaataaaagaataaaattgcCAGTTATTGCAATGGAGTACTGTGATGGTGGCAATTTGCGTTCAAAATTACATGAAATCGAGAATGTCAATGGATTTAGCGAAAATGATGTGAGACAAGTTTTACGCGCGTTACGAAATGCTGTATTTCATCTACATGATCGATATAAAATAACTCATCGTGATATTAAACCTGATAAtattgttataaaatataattcagACGGACAACCAATTTATAAG CTGACAGACATGGGATATGCTCGAATTCTTGACAAGGAAACTATAATTGGAGGGAGTATGGTTGGCTCCAGAAATTACTTTGCTCCAGAAATTGTAGAGTCGGCAGAATACAAAAATAGTGTAGACTATTGGTCAATGGGAATTGTTGCTTTTGAAATTATATGTGGCGTATATCCTTTCCTGCAAGATGGGTCAATGTTTGATGTCCTAATGAGTATAAAACACAAACCTCCCGGTTGTATAGCTATAACCAAATCTAGCGATGAAAAACTCTGCCATCACACTCAACTATTTTGTGAAAATAGATTAAGTAAAGTATTCTGTAGGTCGATTGAGCCATGGCTGCAACTTGCCTTAGAAGCTGATGGCCGAAAACGTGGCTATGAAGCACTTGATGAGGTACAAAGCACAAAACCAATGTTCACATTTTACACAAAGCTGGACGATGCACTAAATGTTAAAGTTCTAACCGTTTTTTGGTTAAATCGATGCAAGTTCTTAAGCTATGCTGTCTACCAAAATACAACAAtgcaagatttttgtatttctatggAGAGGGATACCGGGATATtgcgaaataaattttattttgttcttcctgcagGACATTCGCTTGATCATTTTACACCACAAACTCAACCATTTCAGTTGTACGAAGAAAAATTCTTCATAGAAAACAAATCTATGTTGTATTTAGTTGATTTTGAGACTGATGGTTTATGTAATCCCGAAGATCCGTTTATATCGGAACCGATTCGTCAAACATTtggtttaaatcaaaaaattaacccTAGAATTATGAAGCAATGCTTATTGAATGCATTGTTTTTGCAATATCACGAATTGAGAAGAGTTGGCGAGTGTGCAAATGGAAttcatgaatttttaatgaatttggaATCTGAAATTATGAAACAGGAACATGGAGTGAATTGTTTTCAGGAGAAAATTATACATTTAAATGGACAAGCGGCTCACTTTCAAAATATGGTAGTTTCGGGAAATCTTTTGCTGCAGGAAAAACAG ATCACCAATTATGACAACGAATGGGAAATGATTGCACAAAGCTTAAAAAACCTTAATGCTGATTATTCAAAAGTCCATCTCCGTCTTAAATCTATATTAAATAGAACTCGTGATTTCCTGAACAAATCACCTTTAACAACATACCAACAAGATGTTGAACTTCatgt gAAACAATTTCAAAATGTATTCGAAGAAATTCGCAATAAAACTCGTTTAATCAGTCCAGAAGAAGTTCGATCGTATGTCtcaaattttctaaaagttCGTAAAGACTTTTATGATAATACAAACAAATACTTGAGAAAAACTGTGGCTGGCAAAAGTAAACCTACTGAATTAATTATGGAAATTTATGTGGAATTTCAAACAatattgaaaattgtatttgaaaatCAATCTTTATGGAAGGATTATGAAATTAAGATTAGCGAAAAAACTAAAGAGTTTCTATTGCAATTCGGTGAAAAGTTTTACATGCAAggaaaaaataatcaaactgctattgataatgtaatagaaaataTGGAAACACTTGATATAGATAGTGGAGATCTTTCAACAAGCTGGAACGGAAATAATGATGACAGTGTTTTAGAATTACCAACTGATAATTTGATCAAAGATACAAAGTTACTACAACAAGC attAAATTCCCTTTGGGGTGCACAAATCAACCATCAACAAAGCTCTTCTTCTGGCCACTCATAA